The following DNA comes from Amycolatopsis albispora.
CCAGGTGCTCTCCTGGCCGGCCGGGGTCCGCCGGTGGACCAGGCGGCCCGCGGTGTCGTAGCGGTAGGACATGGTGCGGCCGTTGACCGTCTCCGCGACGATCCGGCCGCCCGCGTCGCGCTGCATGACCACCTCGGCGTCCGAGTTGACCGCCCGCACCAGCGCGCCCGCTTCGTCGAATTCGAAGGTGGACACGTTCGAGGCGGTGTGCCGCGCGGCGATGCGGCCGAGCTGGTCGCGCACGAAGCTGATCGTCTCGCCCTCGCCGTTGACCATGCCGACCAGCTGACCGGCCGCGTCGTAGGTGTAGCGGAGTTCGCGGCCGTTGTAGTCGGTCTCGCCGATCCGGTTGCCCGCGGCGTCGTAGTGGTACCGCCAGACCAGTCCCGCCGCGTTGCGCACGGCGACCACCTGAAGATTGGTGTCGTACTCGAATTCGGTGCGCGCGCCGGTGGGGCCGACCACCGCCGAGACCAGGTCGAAGTGCGTGGTCTCGGTGTGCGTCGACTGGCCGAGCGCGTCGATGTGCTCGACCCGCGCGCCTTCACCGTCGTAGCGCCAGCGCTCGCCGGTGCCGTCGGGGTAGGTCCGCGCCAGCAGCTTGCCCTCGACGGTCCAGGTGACCGTGGACCGGTTGCCCAGCGCGTCGACGATGGTGGACAGCCTGCCGAACTGGTCGCGGGTGTACCGGGTGGTCGCGCCGAGCGCGTCGGTCACCGCGACCGGCAGCCCCGCCGCGCTGACCTCGAGGCGGGTGGTGTTGCCGAGCGGATCGGTCTTGCCGACCAGGTTGCCGCGCTCGTCGCGGAGGTACCGGGTGACCGCGCCGGTGGGATCGGTGGTGGCCAGCAGGTTGCCGCGCTGGTCGTAGTCGTAGCGCCACACCGCGCCGCCCGGATCGACCTGCGTGACGGGCTGGCCGAACTCGTTGTACTCGGCCAGGCCCTGGCTGCCGTCGGGCCGGGTCACCGTGACCAGGTTGCCGTTGTCGTCGTAGGTGAACCGGGTGACGCGCCCGAGCGGGTCGGTGCGGACCACCAGCTCGTCGCGGTCGTTCCACTCCTGGCGCGTGACGTTGCCGAGCGGGTCGGTCAGCTCGACCACGTTGCGGGCTTCGTCGTAGCGGTAGGTGGTGCGGTTGCCGAGCGAGTCGGTGAACACCGTGGTCAGCTCGCCGTAGTCGAAGGTGCCGTTGAGGAAACCGCCCGCGCCTTCGTTGGCCACACACCGGCCGCGCGCGTCGTAGCGGTAGCCGTACCAGGTGCCGGTGCGGTCCTCCCAGCGGACCAGGCGCCCCTCGCTGTCGTAGTCGAACCGCAGTGCCTTGGTCGAGGAGTTGAACACCTTGGCGAGGCGGCCGCGGTCGTCGTACTCGTACCGGACGACCTCGATGTCCGCCGACTCGTCGGCCAGCAGCAGCCGGTTGATCAGGCCGCCGCGCTGTTCGACGAGCACGCGGTAGCCGCCGCTGTGGTGCAGTTCGGCCAGCGCGCCGTCCGGTGTGTAGCCGAGTTCGATGCGGTTCCCGTTGCGGTCCTCGACCGCCTCCAGCCTGCCGCCCGTGGCGAAGCGCAGCGACTGGTTCGCGTCCGGCTTGCTGATCAGGTAACCGTCTTCGGTCCTGGTCAGCGGCCAGCGCGGGCCGACGGCGGGCAGCACGGGGGAGTGGTCGGACAGCGGGTCGGGATAGGTCAGCAGCGTGCCGTCGTCGGAGACGTAGACGATCCCGGCGCTGTCGAACTCCAGCCGCTGGTCCACTGTGGACGCCCAGTTCGGGCCGAGCGAGCGGCCCGCGCGGTAGGACGAGACGTGCACGCGGCGGAAGACGAGCGGGAGCGCGGCGGGCAGCGCCAGGTCGACCTGGCTGAGGATGACCTCACCGGAGACCACGTCCACCGGGTCGTCCTTGCAGTACCGGCGTTCCGGCGGGGTTTTGGTGTCCTGCGGGTTGTCCGGCCGGTTGCTGCCCGGTGAGGAGGAGTCGGGGGTGGTGCTGCCGGGTTTTCCGCCGTCGGGGGTGCTGCCGGTGTCGGGTGTGGTGTCGGTGCCCGATGGGGTGGTGTCGGGGGAGTTGGGGGTGGTGTCGGGGGTTGTGGTGGTGTTCGGCTTGGCGCCCGAGGGGGTGGTGCTGCTGCCGGGTTTGCCGCCCTTGCGCAGCATTTTGGACAGTTTCTCGATGATCTCGCCGAGTTTGTCGATGATCTTGCGGATCTTCGGGGAGACGTTGCCGATGGTCTTGACCAGCTTGCGGATGAAGTCGCTGATCTTGGTGATGGTCTTGGAGATGGCGGTGGTGGCCTGCACGGCGATCACCGGCGTCGCGAAGCCCAGGGTGCCCGCGGCTTCCAGTGCCCAGGTGATGAGCTTGCCGACGAGTTCGGCGACCAGGTCCCGGACGAGTTCGCGCACGGCGGCGACGACGGTGCCCATGATCATCACACCGGCGGAGATGCCGTCGGCCAGCGAGGCGGCACCGGCGAGGGCGTCGGCTTGTTCGGCGGCGGCGCCTCGGTAGGCGTCGGCGCCTTCGCCTTGCCAGCCGGCGGTGCCGTTGGTGACTTCGTTGCCGAGGTCTCCGGCGATGGCGTTGACTTCGGCGGCGACGTTGGCCCAGGTGTCGGAGAAGGACTGGATGACCGGCGGGTCCCCGGCGAGCCAGTCGAGTGCTTCCTTGAGCGGCTGGACGTGTTCGATCAGCCAGGACACGCCGTAGGAGGCCAGCGTGCCGATGGGGTCCACGACGAGGGACAGCACTTCGAGGCCGACGCCGACCGCACCGAGTCCGGCTTCGACCCAGGAGCCGTCGGAGACGCCGTTGGCCAGATCGACCGCCGACTCGGCGATCCCGATCCCGGTCACCCCGGTCGTCTGCGACTGCGCTTGCGCGACCAGCGGATTTCCTTCAGGCACGGCTTCATCCCCTTTCCCGGCGCGCTCGTTGGACGGCCGAAGCAGCCCCTCAGTTCCCGCCGCCGCCCAGATTTCCGGGATCGACCCTCAGCCGCGTGCCCGGGGCGAGCAGCCGGCTCGCGCTGAGGCCGAACATGTCGCGGAAGCTGTCGCTGAAGTGGCCGGGTGAGGCGAAACCGGCGTCGGCGGCGGCCCTGGTCAGGCTTTCCCCGCGGCTGACCGCGGCCGCGACGTGCTGCATCCTGGCCCACAGCCGGTAACGGCGGAAGCTCGTCCCGGTCTGGGCGGTGAACAGGTGCTGGAACCGCGAGACCGACAGGTGCACCGCGGCGGCGACGTCGGCGGCGCTCAACCGGCCGCCGGGATCGGTGCCGACCAGTTCGAGCGCCGCGCG
Coding sequences within:
- a CDS encoding RHS repeat-associated core domain-containing protein, with translation MPEGNPLVAQAQSQTTGVTGIGIAESAVDLANGVSDGSWVEAGLGAVGVGLEVLSLVVDPIGTLASYGVSWLIEHVQPLKEALDWLAGDPPVIQSFSDTWANVAAEVNAIAGDLGNEVTNGTAGWQGEGADAYRGAAAEQADALAGAASLADGISAGVMIMGTVVAAVRELVRDLVAELVGKLITWALEAAGTLGFATPVIAVQATTAISKTITKISDFIRKLVKTIGNVSPKIRKIIDKLGEIIEKLSKMLRKGGKPGSSTTPSGAKPNTTTTPDTTPNSPDTTPSGTDTTPDTGSTPDGGKPGSTTPDSSSPGSNRPDNPQDTKTPPERRYCKDDPVDVVSGEVILSQVDLALPAALPLVFRRVHVSSYRAGRSLGPNWASTVDQRLEFDSAGIVYVSDDGTLLTYPDPLSDHSPVLPAVGPRWPLTRTEDGYLISKPDANQSLRFATGGRLEAVEDRNGNRIELGYTPDGALAELHHSGGYRVLVEQRGGLINRLLLADESADIEVVRYEYDDRGRLAKVFNSSTKALRFDYDSEGRLVRWEDRTGTWYGYRYDARGRCVANEGAGGFLNGTFDYGELTTVFTDSLGNRTTYRYDEARNVVELTDPLGNVTRQEWNDRDELVVRTDPLGRVTRFTYDDNGNLVTVTRPDGSQGLAEYNEFGQPVTQVDPGGAVWRYDYDQRGNLLATTDPTGAVTRYLRDERGNLVGKTDPLGNTTRLEVSAAGLPVAVTDALGATTRYTRDQFGRLSTIVDALGNRSTVTWTVEGKLLARTYPDGTGERWRYDGEGARVEHIDALGQSTHTETTHFDLVSAVVGPTGARTEFEYDTNLQVVAVRNAAGLVWRYHYDAAGNRIGETDYNGRELRYTYDAAGQLVGMVNGEGETISFVRDQLGRIAARHTASNVSTFEFDEAGALVRAVNSDAEVVMQRDAGGRIVAETVNGRTMSYRYDTAGRLVHRRTPAGQESTWEYDRLGRASRLVSGGRTLSFGYDVAGREVERLLDTGLVMASEWDAKHRLVGQTISTVSGYQRQANLVQRRHYTYRADDAVLAVQDALGGTRQFGLDPVGRITSVDGPGWQERYAYDLSGNLVREPSVPDVPVAPAAVGTVVHESGDVRYRYDRQGRVVLKQKKRLSRKPDTWHYQWDAEDRLTGVITPDGTHWRYRYDALGRRIAKQRLAQDGSVADQVLFSWDGAAVAEQIGPRGEAVTWDYDGRNRPVTQIEQDEVDRRFYAIVTDLVGTPTELVDDSGQLAWRAQTTLWGEALGALRQRTATPLRFPGQYHDDETGLHYNYFRYYDPETGRYQSNDPLGLLGTPNPHAYVANPLRLTDPLGLMTCDEAERALRDLDPNDPANQQARSEAWNQLYRDAENHPDRIAEQQAAERERLVRQAASDIRRDVGSVPNELRGGRVDAPQGNIPGSQYHVQGAGRGTPGLNMDGTFHDGDPNWNRATYEWAYDHGFAWPTSGRWAGQSPGTHPW